A single genomic interval of Saccharothrix saharensis harbors:
- a CDS encoding ferritin-like domain-containing protein, with amino-acid sequence MAALAVAGPLDAAEKVPVLPPEFNWRDYTVMLLHVAAEIEHSLMVQYLFAAYSMGGPQVPEARRDDVRRWQEIILGIAKEEMGHLVTVQNLLTALGAPINLDREDYPWGSDFYPFPFTLRPFSAKSLAAYVVAESPETWSGPKADEVKRVAFESTGQYVNRVGALYSRVDAILKDKDFLPDALFHADTLPYQASWDEWGRGYTRGQRGQDSGNVPTVKSPELLVFGVFSRDSARKALHEIGEQGEAPDADLEDETSHFNRFLGIYEELTAWPLGDQGLVSRNVAENPVTEHRLNESEVAALGAAEVTTNPITDPVTALWGHLFNLRYRMLLTDISHAFRLASPVDNGGVLTGRGALVHRAFAEMYNLRALAGRLVDLPLQQDVPGGLRAGPPFEMPYSLELPHRDHDRWLLQRDLVQASRLLVGQLLSTDPSCAGDPYLIALRESDQRALDQIEHVLSREGCTR; translated from the coding sequence ATGGCGGCCCTCGCGGTGGCCGGCCCCCTGGACGCCGCGGAGAAGGTCCCGGTCCTGCCGCCGGAGTTCAACTGGCGCGACTACACCGTGATGCTGCTGCACGTCGCGGCTGAGATCGAGCACTCGCTGATGGTCCAGTACCTGTTCGCCGCCTACTCGATGGGCGGGCCGCAGGTGCCCGAGGCGCGGCGGGACGACGTGCGCCGGTGGCAGGAGATCATCCTCGGCATCGCCAAGGAGGAGATGGGCCACCTCGTCACGGTGCAGAACCTGCTCACCGCGCTCGGCGCGCCGATCAACCTCGACCGCGAGGACTACCCCTGGGGCTCGGACTTCTACCCGTTCCCGTTCACGCTGCGCCCGTTCAGCGCGAAGTCGCTGGCCGCCTACGTCGTCGCGGAGAGCCCCGAGACCTGGTCCGGCCCGAAGGCCGACGAGGTCAAGCGCGTGGCCTTCGAGTCGACCGGGCAGTACGTCAACCGGGTCGGCGCGCTCTACAGCCGGGTCGACGCGATCCTGAAGGACAAGGACTTCCTGCCCGACGCGCTGTTCCACGCCGACACGCTGCCCTACCAGGCGTCCTGGGACGAGTGGGGTCGCGGCTACACCCGCGGGCAGCGGGGGCAGGACTCCGGCAACGTGCCGACGGTCAAGTCACCGGAGCTGCTGGTGTTCGGCGTGTTCTCCCGCGACTCGGCGCGCAAGGCGCTGCACGAGATCGGCGAGCAGGGCGAGGCGCCCGACGCGGACCTCGAGGACGAGACGTCCCACTTCAACCGGTTCCTGGGCATCTACGAGGAGCTGACCGCCTGGCCGCTGGGCGACCAGGGGCTGGTGTCCCGGAACGTGGCGGAGAACCCGGTGACCGAGCACCGGCTCAACGAGTCGGAGGTGGCCGCGCTCGGCGCGGCGGAGGTGACGACCAACCCGATCACCGACCCGGTCACGGCGCTGTGGGGCCACCTGTTCAACCTGCGCTACCGGATGCTGCTCACCGACATCTCCCACGCGTTCCGGTTGGCGAGCCCGGTCGACAACGGCGGCGTGCTCACCGGGCGCGGCGCGCTGGTGCACCGGGCGTTCGCCGAGATGTACAACCTGCGCGCGCTCGCCGGGCGGCTGGTGGACCTGCCGCTGCAACAGGACGTGCCGGGCGGCCTGCGGGCCGGACCGCCGTTCGAGATGCCCTACAGCCTCGAACTGCCCCACCGCGACCACGACCGCTGGCTGCTGCAACGCGACCTCGTGCAGGCGTCGCGACTGCTGGTCGGGCAACTGCTGAGCACCGACCCGTCCTGCGCCGGTGACCCCTACCTCATCGCGCTGCGGGAGTCCGACCAGCGGGCGCTGGACCAGATCGAGCACGTCCTGAGCCGTGAGGGGTGCACGCGATGA
- the qhpG gene encoding flavin-dependent monooxygenase QhpG, which yields MTTWDVCVLGGGPAGSVCALRLARLGHRVVLLERRPFPRPHVGEALSPGVRPLLDVLGLAHALDGSLPSRGVLVRWEDRTTHEEPPDPRAVTVDRGHFDHALLAAARAAGVPVRQPARAGRPRRGPGGWEVPLRHDVLRARFLVDASGRHRVCGGTTTATGPRTLALHTAWPGAGPTRIGTGPQAWCWGAPLPDGTFRAMAFVDPDLLRRHAFDVARLYHHLLDTAGLFADRPRVLDVAVCDATAYRDDAPVTDDCVKVGEAAFTLDPLTSSGVDSALHSAMAAAVTVHTLLSDGDRDAALAFYRDSRDRTVARHTTWTAAHYDRHQPYRDQPFWRRRAAPPPGTRPPDTRAPRPLTPADLHRPVRLSADAAVVPTPCPVGDVVTLRRALTHPSLPAPVAHVADTELAPLLDYLEPARSLADLLRAWSAHLPARQAEETARWLFEQGLLVTA from the coding sequence ATGACGACCTGGGACGTCTGCGTGCTCGGGGGCGGCCCGGCCGGTTCGGTGTGCGCGCTGCGCCTGGCCCGGCTCGGCCACCGGGTCGTGCTGCTGGAACGCCGCCCGTTCCCCCGGCCGCACGTGGGCGAGGCGTTGTCGCCGGGTGTCCGGCCGCTGCTCGACGTCCTCGGGCTCGCGCACGCCCTGGACGGTTCCCTGCCGTCCCGAGGCGTCCTCGTCCGCTGGGAGGACAGGACCACCCACGAGGAGCCACCCGACCCGCGTGCGGTCACCGTCGACCGGGGGCACTTCGACCACGCCCTGCTCGCCGCCGCACGGGCCGCCGGCGTGCCGGTCCGCCAACCCGCCCGCGCCGGACGACCCCGCCGCGGCCCGGGCGGCTGGGAGGTGCCCCTGCGCCACGACGTGCTGCGGGCGAGGTTCCTGGTGGACGCCAGCGGTCGCCACCGCGTCTGCGGCGGCACGACCACGGCCACCGGCCCCCGGACGCTCGCCCTGCACACCGCCTGGCCGGGCGCGGGTCCGACCCGGATCGGCACGGGACCTCAGGCCTGGTGCTGGGGCGCGCCCCTGCCCGACGGCACGTTCCGCGCGATGGCGTTCGTCGACCCGGACCTGCTGCGCCGGCACGCGTTCGACGTGGCCAGGCTCTACCACCACCTGCTCGACACCGCGGGCCTGTTCGCCGACCGCCCGCGCGTGCTCGACGTGGCGGTGTGCGACGCCACCGCCTACCGCGACGACGCCCCCGTCACCGACGACTGCGTCAAGGTCGGCGAAGCCGCGTTCACGCTCGACCCGTTGACGTCGTCCGGCGTGGACAGCGCGCTGCACAGCGCCATGGCCGCCGCGGTCACCGTCCACACCCTCCTGTCGGACGGCGACCGCGACGCCGCCCTCGCCTTCTACCGCGACAGCCGGGACCGGACCGTCGCCCGCCACACGACCTGGACCGCCGCCCACTACGACCGCCACCAGCCCTACCGGGACCAGCCGTTCTGGCGCCGCCGAGCCGCCCCGCCGCCCGGCACCCGGCCGCCCGACACCCGCGCGCCCCGACCGCTGACCCCGGCCGACCTGCACCGCCCCGTGCGCCTGTCCGCCGACGCCGCCGTGGTGCCGACCCCGTGCCCGGTCGGGGACGTCGTCACCCTGCGCCGGGCGCTCACCCACCCCTCGCTGCCGGCGCCGGTCGCCCACGTCGCGGACACCGAACTGGCCCCGCTGCTGGACTACCTCGAGCCCGCCCGTTCCCTCGCCGACCTGCTCCGCGCGTGGTCCGCCCACCTGCCCGCCCGACAAGCCGAGGAGACCGCGAGGTGGCTGTTCGAGCAGGGGCTCCTGGTCACGGCGTGA
- a CDS encoding TetR/AcrR family transcriptional regulator yields MTPTKQRALDAAIDLVGTQGLRALTHARVDDRAGLAKGSTSNYFRTRQALLTGVVGRLAELDLARVDLAFTPTTADELVTTLCQAFEHLTGPARTATAARLILFMEAGHSPELREALSRGRAAMEAIGVVALARLGAPDPHGAATALAACFEGHLLHRIARHDPTDPRPTFELLVAAALPAR; encoded by the coding sequence GTGACGCCCACGAAGCAGCGAGCCCTGGACGCCGCCATCGACCTCGTCGGCACGCAAGGCCTGCGCGCCCTCACCCACGCCCGCGTCGACGACCGCGCCGGCCTGGCCAAGGGCTCGACGTCGAACTACTTCCGCACCCGCCAGGCCCTGCTGACCGGCGTCGTCGGCAGGCTCGCCGAACTCGACCTGGCCCGGGTCGACCTGGCCTTCACCCCCACCACGGCCGACGAACTGGTGACCACGCTCTGCCAGGCGTTCGAGCACCTGACGGGCCCCGCCCGCACGGCCACCGCCGCCCGGCTGATCCTCTTCATGGAAGCCGGGCACAGCCCCGAACTGCGGGAGGCACTGTCCCGGGGGCGCGCGGCGATGGAAGCGATCGGCGTCGTCGCGCTGGCCCGGCTCGGCGCACCCGACCCGCACGGCGCGGCCACCGCCCTGGCCGCCTGCTTCGAAGGTCACCTCCTGCACCGCATCGCCCGCCACGACCCGACCGACCCCCGCCCCACCTTCGAACTCCTGGTGGCCGCCGCCCTGCCCGCCCGTTGA
- a CDS encoding DUF2231 domain-containing protein, with product MRTVDEKTNAYLRLLERVERSDALDGVVGAVGPWARRLVAREPVRRFLHGEATGIPVHIVAKDMPFGAWFMAQFLDCFPDEGTRRAATRLVGLGLVGAVPAAVTGWADWVATGRGARRVGVVHAAANGVATVAFAGSWVARVNDHHRLGVGLARFGGVVLAAGGFLGGSLSRRRRAVDRRAARVAVGGTAG from the coding sequence GTGAGGACCGTGGACGAGAAGACCAACGCCTACCTGCGGTTGCTGGAGCGGGTGGAGCGGTCGGACGCGCTGGACGGCGTGGTCGGGGCGGTGGGCCCGTGGGCGCGTCGGCTGGTGGCCAGGGAACCGGTGCGCCGGTTCCTGCACGGCGAGGCGACCGGGATCCCGGTGCACATCGTCGCCAAGGACATGCCGTTCGGCGCGTGGTTCATGGCGCAGTTCCTGGACTGCTTCCCGGACGAGGGGACGCGGCGCGCGGCGACCCGCCTGGTCGGGCTGGGGCTGGTGGGTGCGGTGCCGGCGGCGGTCACGGGCTGGGCGGACTGGGTCGCGACGGGCCGGGGCGCGCGCAGGGTGGGCGTCGTGCACGCCGCCGCCAACGGTGTGGCCACGGTGGCGTTCGCCGGCTCGTGGGTGGCCCGGGTCAACGACCACCACCGGCTCGGGGTCGGGCTGGCCCGGTTCGGAGGGGTCGTGCTCGCGGCGGGTGGGTTCCTGGGCGGGTCGCTGAGCAGGCGGCGGAGGGCGGTCGACCGACGGGCCGCGCGCGTCGCGGTCGGGGGGACCGCCGGCTGA
- a CDS encoding DUF5995 family protein yields the protein MAADNIDDVVDGLAAIVRDARRDGDRVGYFAALYRQVTVEVRAAIHAGLFDDGPRMDRFDTLFGNRYFDAHDAWRRDRGGPRCWREAFGRLDDPETVIVQHLVLGVSAHINLDLAVAAARTAPGAAVHGLRRDFLLINDILARVVLAVQRSVGAVSPYLGLLDELGGRGDEHVLDFGIRRSREEAWHNALVLAGQDTAAQEATIDLLDVRAAVLARLIARPGGLLRPALELIRRTESQDVPEVIAHLDRAVAPTG from the coding sequence ATGGCGGCGGACAACATCGACGACGTGGTGGACGGGCTGGCCGCGATCGTGCGGGACGCCCGGCGGGACGGCGATCGGGTCGGCTACTTCGCGGCGCTGTACCGGCAGGTGACCGTGGAGGTCCGTGCGGCGATCCACGCCGGGCTGTTCGACGACGGCCCGCGGATGGACCGGTTCGACACGCTGTTCGGCAACCGGTACTTCGACGCGCACGACGCCTGGCGGCGCGACCGCGGCGGTCCACGGTGCTGGCGCGAGGCGTTCGGCCGGCTGGACGACCCGGAGACCGTCATCGTCCAGCACCTGGTCCTGGGCGTGAGCGCGCACATCAACCTGGACCTCGCCGTGGCCGCCGCGCGGACCGCCCCCGGCGCCGCCGTCCACGGGCTGCGGCGCGACTTCCTGCTGATCAACGACATCCTGGCGCGGGTCGTGCTGGCGGTGCAGCGCTCGGTGGGTGCGGTGTCGCCGTACCTCGGCCTGCTGGACGAGCTGGGTGGGCGCGGCGACGAGCACGTGCTCGACTTCGGCATCCGCCGGTCCCGCGAGGAGGCCTGGCACAACGCCCTGGTGCTCGCCGGCCAGGACACCGCCGCCCAGGAGGCGACCATCGACCTGCTCGACGTCCGCGCCGCCGTGCTCGCCCGCCTGATCGCCCGACCCGGCGGCCTCCTGCGGCCGGCGTTGGAGCTGATCCGGCGCACCGAGAGCCAGGACGTCCCCGAGGTCATCGCCCACCTCGACCGCGCGGTGGCACCGACCGGGTGA
- a CDS encoding AfsR/SARP family transcriptional regulator: MEFRLLGPLEVLHDGRPISLGGIKQRATLGFLLLKANQVVPTSQLLCALWPGEDPPASARKMLQNAVWSLRAALSATDGPGAPRLSTQAPGYVLQVDQARVDLFRFHELAERGRAEQGRPEVAAKVLREALATWRGAALADLVESGICWPELTVVENARLDAMEDYFDAELACGRHQSVLGELEAVVEAERLRERSCGQLMLALYRCGRHADALAVYSRLRTSLVDDLGLEPGPALQKLQHAILTHDPALALPAERERAVVRHLRPVEPIPAPRTSPGAQRRRLTVALVRVRPRRGATDADPAVVDHALAAATTMVRSGIEELGGTVATSIGSASLAVFGGPYAQGDDEARAVRAALALRDCFADGMSRDLAVHIAVATGEALVLTEPGAPPTVNGALVDHCHQVLSSVPEGAVWICPRTRELTGTAFHGTETPDGAWEVTGCRGHTDEHDSELAVVRGLLDRTLRRETPHLVTVLGEPDGFLDRFAGAVDGARVLDGRVVDAAPLAAVADVLRGCCGVRPEDRLDTVRARLSAAVCSAGRSEADALATRLLPLFDPSLPDAGVLTAWRRFLELVARDQPLVVVLRDAHLAGEEVLDAVECLADSDHPVPLLVVVSARPVLLDRRPSWGGGKPHAASISLDPPRDGTVDRVRRVMLSTADHGPFGAADTGPWPKREPESAPLSLWRPDRRAAHVMALAGLPAGANGA, from the coding sequence ATGGAGTTCCGATTACTGGGTCCGCTGGAAGTGCTGCACGACGGGCGACCGATCTCGCTCGGCGGCATCAAGCAGCGCGCCACGCTCGGTTTCCTGCTGCTCAAGGCGAACCAGGTGGTGCCGACCAGCCAGTTGCTGTGCGCGCTGTGGCCGGGTGAGGACCCGCCCGCGTCCGCGCGGAAGATGTTGCAGAACGCGGTGTGGAGCCTGCGGGCCGCGCTGTCGGCGACCGACGGTCCGGGCGCGCCCCGGCTGTCCACCCAGGCGCCCGGGTACGTGCTGCAGGTCGACCAGGCGCGGGTGGACCTGTTCCGGTTCCACGAGCTGGCCGAACGGGGCCGGGCCGAGCAGGGCCGGCCGGAGGTCGCCGCGAAGGTGCTGCGTGAGGCGCTGGCCACGTGGCGCGGCGCGGCGCTGGCCGACCTCGTGGAGAGCGGGATCTGCTGGCCCGAGTTGACCGTGGTGGAGAACGCCCGGCTCGACGCGATGGAGGACTACTTCGACGCGGAGCTGGCGTGCGGCCGGCACCAGTCCGTGCTGGGCGAGCTGGAGGCGGTGGTCGAGGCGGAACGGCTCCGGGAGCGGTCCTGCGGGCAGCTGATGCTGGCGCTGTACCGCTGCGGTCGGCACGCGGACGCCCTCGCCGTCTACAGCAGGCTGCGCACGTCCCTGGTGGACGACCTGGGGCTGGAACCGGGGCCTGCGTTGCAGAAGCTCCAGCACGCCATCCTCACGCACGACCCGGCACTGGCACTGCCCGCCGAACGGGAGCGGGCCGTGGTCCGGCACCTGCGGCCGGTGGAACCGATCCCGGCGCCCCGGACGTCGCCGGGCGCGCAACGGCGACGCCTGACCGTGGCGCTGGTGCGGGTCCGGCCGCGCCGGGGCGCCACCGACGCCGACCCGGCCGTGGTGGACCACGCGCTGGCCGCGGCGACCACGATGGTGCGGTCGGGCATCGAGGAGCTGGGCGGCACGGTGGCCACGTCCATCGGCTCGGCGTCGCTGGCGGTGTTCGGCGGGCCGTACGCGCAGGGCGACGACGAGGCCCGGGCCGTGCGGGCGGCGTTGGCGTTGCGGGACTGCTTCGCCGACGGGATGAGCCGCGACCTGGCCGTGCACATCGCGGTGGCGACCGGTGAGGCGTTGGTGCTCACCGAGCCGGGCGCGCCGCCGACGGTCAACGGAGCGCTGGTGGACCACTGCCACCAGGTGCTGTCGTCGGTGCCGGAAGGCGCGGTGTGGATCTGCCCGCGGACGCGGGAGCTGACCGGGACGGCGTTCCACGGCACGGAGACCCCCGACGGCGCGTGGGAGGTCACCGGGTGTCGCGGGCACACCGACGAGCACGACAGCGAGCTGGCCGTGGTGCGCGGGCTGCTGGACCGGACCCTGCGCCGCGAGACACCGCACCTGGTGACGGTGCTGGGTGAGCCGGACGGGTTCCTGGACCGGTTCGCCGGCGCCGTGGACGGCGCGCGGGTGCTCGACGGGCGGGTCGTGGACGCCGCGCCGCTGGCCGCGGTGGCCGACGTGCTGCGCGGTTGCTGCGGCGTGCGGCCGGAGGACCGGCTGGACACCGTGCGGGCGAGGTTGTCCGCGGCGGTGTGCTCGGCGGGCCGGTCCGAGGCGGACGCGCTGGCGACCCGGCTGCTGCCGCTGTTCGACCCGTCGTTGCCGGACGCCGGGGTGCTGACGGCGTGGCGGCGGTTCCTCGAACTGGTCGCCCGCGACCAGCCCCTGGTGGTGGTGCTGCGCGACGCGCACCTGGCGGGCGAGGAGGTGCTGGACGCGGTGGAGTGCCTGGCGGACTCGGACCACCCCGTGCCGTTGCTGGTGGTGGTGTCGGCGCGGCCCGTGCTGCTGGACCGGCGGCCGAGCTGGGGCGGCGGCAAGCCGCACGCGGCGTCCATCTCCCTGGACCCGCCGCGTGACGGCACGGTCGACCGGGTGCGCCGGGTCATGTTGTCCACCGCGGACCACGGCCCTTTCGGCGCGGCTGACACCGGCCCGTGGCCGAAGCGCGAACCGGAGAGCGCGCCACTGAGCCTGTGGCGACCGGACCGGCGGGCCGCGCACGTCATGGCGTTGGCGGGGCTGCCGGCGGGCGCGAACGGCGCGTGA
- a CDS encoding radical SAM/SPASM domain-containing protein, which translates to MTASGLFEASTPVHPDVHLLDTDAGPRVLLADGSRLFGVGQALYDRIDAARRDPDPRAVDVLLADLGLDAPRQVDDLAPAPPPVRALSLAVAQKCNLGCTYCYARQGDFGGPAKNMPEATAFAAVDTLFRDAAPGERVNLAFLGGEPLINRPVVRAATDYAVTVSRRTGIPVTFSITTNGTLLTPEDGEFFEAHGFAVTVSLDGVGARHDLLRPHRDGRGSYRRVMDRVAPLLAVQRRMQVSARVTVTPLNLDLPRTLDEFTAAGFHGVGFSPMLSSPTGQGEMELPELAEMLEQMTACGEEFLRRALAGRRYPFTNLVTALREIHRGTHRPYPCGAGAGYLGVSADGDLSACHRFVGDDDGAMGDLATGPDDAKRARWLTDRHVHRQEPCSGCWARYLCGGGCHHEVIRRGRPACDYIRGWLHHCLSVYSRLLAARPDYFAG; encoded by the coding sequence ATGACCGCGAGCGGGCTGTTCGAGGCGTCCACCCCCGTCCACCCGGACGTGCACCTGCTCGACACCGATGCCGGGCCGCGCGTGCTGCTCGCCGACGGCAGCCGACTGTTCGGCGTCGGGCAGGCCCTCTACGACCGGATCGACGCCGCCCGCCGCGACCCCGACCCGCGGGCGGTGGACGTGCTGCTCGCCGACCTCGGCCTGGACGCGCCGCGGCAGGTCGACGACCTCGCGCCCGCCCCGCCGCCGGTGCGGGCGCTGTCGCTGGCCGTGGCGCAGAAGTGCAACCTGGGCTGCACGTACTGCTACGCCCGGCAGGGCGACTTCGGCGGGCCCGCCAAGAACATGCCGGAGGCGACCGCGTTCGCCGCCGTGGACACCCTGTTCCGGGACGCGGCCCCCGGCGAACGGGTCAACCTCGCGTTCCTCGGCGGCGAGCCGCTGATCAACCGGCCGGTGGTGCGCGCCGCGACCGACTACGCCGTCACGGTGTCGCGGCGGACCGGCATCCCGGTCACGTTCTCCATCACCACCAACGGCACCCTGCTCACCCCGGAGGACGGCGAGTTCTTCGAGGCGCACGGCTTCGCGGTCACGGTCAGCCTGGACGGCGTCGGCGCGCGGCACGACCTGCTGCGCCCGCACCGCGACGGCCGCGGCAGCTACCGGCGCGTCATGGACCGGGTCGCGCCCCTGCTGGCGGTGCAGCGCCGGATGCAGGTCTCCGCCCGCGTCACGGTCACCCCGCTCAACCTGGACCTGCCGCGCACGCTGGACGAGTTCACCGCCGCCGGGTTCCACGGCGTCGGCTTCTCCCCCATGCTCAGCTCGCCCACCGGGCAGGGCGAGATGGAGCTGCCGGAACTGGCGGAGATGCTGGAGCAGATGACCGCGTGCGGCGAGGAGTTCCTCCGCCGCGCCCTGGCCGGTCGGCGCTACCCGTTCACCAACCTGGTCACCGCGCTGCGCGAGATCCACCGCGGCACGCACCGGCCGTACCCGTGCGGGGCGGGCGCGGGCTACCTGGGCGTCTCGGCCGACGGTGACCTGTCGGCGTGCCACCGGTTCGTCGGCGACGACGACGGCGCGATGGGCGACCTGGCCACCGGCCCGGACGACGCCAAGCGCGCCCGCTGGCTGACCGACCGCCACGTGCACCGGCAGGAGCCGTGCTCCGGCTGCTGGGCCCGGTACCTGTGCGGCGGCGGCTGCCACCACGAGGTGATCCGCCGCGGTCGGCCCGCGTGCGACTACATCCGCGGTTGGCTGCACCACTGCCTGTCGGTCTACAGCCGCCTGCTCGCGGCGCGCCCCGACTACTTCGCCGGATGA
- a CDS encoding serine/threonine-protein kinase produces MSERDEVIAGRYRLVELVGRGAAGVVWRARDERLGRSVAVKLLTATDSPSAVERIVREGRVAARLRHPHAVTVHDVIEHGGKPCLVMEYLPSKTLAELVDERGPLPEALVAGVGWQVASALAAAHADGIVHRDVTTFNILLAEDGTAKIADFGIARAIGENTVTDARIVVGTPAFLAPEVAAGQDAVFASDVYSLGATLYAALEGHPPFGTTDNPYALLRRVADGDVEPMRFSGPLGDVLELVLRRDPAERPTMAELHALLGAVVEGRPLPGTPPPPQNGDTRPLPAHRRVPWRRMALIAGAVVLVATGIVIGNSLARQDPAGTAEPAPTPTTTSAADPSPSSAETPSSTTDTTAGTTAGTTATTTTTRATTTTNPAAAPPPGCTARFAITNSWPGGYQAHVTVRNTSAGPLGGWTVTWPRPEGHSISNLWNGTVDMGDDSVTVRNLSHNGKLPVDDSTTFGFTANGPGVPAPDLTCASS; encoded by the coding sequence GTGTCGGAACGGGACGAGGTCATCGCCGGGCGGTATCGGCTGGTGGAGTTGGTCGGGCGCGGTGCGGCCGGGGTCGTCTGGCGGGCGCGGGACGAGCGCCTGGGACGATCCGTGGCGGTCAAGCTGCTCACCGCGACCGATTCGCCGAGCGCGGTGGAGCGGATCGTGCGGGAAGGGCGGGTCGCCGCCCGCCTGCGGCACCCCCACGCCGTCACCGTGCACGACGTCATCGAGCACGGCGGCAAGCCGTGCCTGGTGATGGAGTACCTGCCGTCGAAGACGCTGGCCGAGCTGGTCGACGAACGCGGGCCGCTGCCGGAGGCGCTGGTGGCGGGCGTCGGCTGGCAGGTCGCGTCCGCGCTCGCCGCCGCCCACGCCGACGGGATCGTGCACCGGGACGTGACGACGTTCAATATCCTGCTGGCGGAGGACGGCACCGCGAAGATCGCCGACTTCGGCATCGCGCGCGCCATCGGCGAGAACACCGTGACCGACGCCCGGATCGTGGTCGGCACGCCCGCGTTCCTCGCGCCCGAGGTGGCCGCCGGCCAGGACGCCGTGTTCGCCTCCGACGTCTACTCGCTGGGTGCGACGCTGTACGCGGCGCTGGAGGGCCACCCGCCGTTCGGCACGACCGACAACCCGTACGCGCTGCTGCGCCGCGTGGCCGACGGCGACGTGGAGCCGATGCGGTTCTCCGGGCCGCTGGGCGACGTGCTGGAGCTCGTGCTGCGGCGCGACCCGGCCGAACGGCCGACGATGGCGGAGCTGCACGCCCTGCTCGGCGCGGTGGTGGAGGGCCGGCCGCTGCCGGGCACGCCCCCACCGCCGCAGAACGGCGACACCCGACCGCTGCCCGCGCACCGCCGCGTGCCGTGGCGCCGGATGGCCCTGATCGCCGGGGCCGTGGTCCTGGTCGCGACCGGGATCGTGATCGGCAACTCGCTCGCCCGCCAGGACCCGGCCGGCACCGCCGAGCCCGCGCCCACGCCGACCACCACCAGCGCCGCCGACCCGAGCCCGAGCAGCGCGGAGACGCCTTCCTCGACGACGGACACCACCGCGGGCACCACCGCAGGTACTACCGCGACCACGACGACGACACGCGCCACGACCACCACCAACCCCGCCGCCGCACCGCCACCGGGCTGCACCGCCCGCTTCGCCATCACGAACTCCTGGCCGGGCGGCTACCAGGCCCACGTGACCGTGCGCAACACCAGCGCGGGCCCGCTCGGCGGCTGGACCGTCACGTGGCCCCGCCCCGAGGGCCACTCGATCAGCAACCTGTGGAACGGCACGGTGGACATGGGGGACGACTCGGTGACGGTCAGGAACCTGTCGCACAACGGCAAGCTGCCGGTGGACGACTCCACCACGTTCGGCTTCACCGCCAACGGCCCCGGCGTCCCGGCACCGGACCTGACCTGCGCTTCCAGCTGA